A part of Desulfomicrobium baculatum DSM 4028 genomic DNA contains:
- a CDS encoding tyrosine-type recombinase/integrase: MTEEKREKSKKYPGVYWRKNPENGEKTYYIRYRLGGRGSKEIEEPVGKSTSAMTEAKASQARAARMTGQTLPNTERRTQEKAAQEAITGRWTVQKIWDEYDDAHKDRACAKPDASYANRLLPELGEKTPSEIVTLDLERLRRNLAKTKSPRTRKTLSAQTQKHVLALLKRMLRWAADMGHIDPPVHLKFRMPTVDNEKTEFMTEDQLSAYLKALDEESNQHCAAFFRIALLTGIRRTALLNVMWSDVDLENGFLTLRGATAKNEKTQTIPLSPGAVEVLKGIVRPNSPYIWPGQNGGAREDMRRMGRRLRDKAGLPADFRPVHGLRHHFASHLASSGASLYEVGTLLTHGDLSVTKRYAHLSDQALRRAASLADDMVKVKKKATVSKINAEK; encoded by the coding sequence ATGACCGAGGAAAAGCGCGAGAAGTCGAAGAAATATCCAGGCGTATATTGGCGTAAAAATCCCGAGAATGGCGAAAAGACCTATTACATTCGCTATCGGCTCGGGGGGCGTGGTTCCAAGGAAATCGAAGAGCCCGTGGGGAAGTCCACATCCGCCATGACTGAAGCCAAGGCATCCCAGGCAAGGGCTGCACGCATGACGGGGCAAACCTTGCCCAACACAGAGCGCAGGACGCAGGAGAAGGCCGCCCAAGAAGCCATTACCGGGCGCTGGACAGTCCAGAAGATCTGGGATGAATACGATGATGCACACAAGGACCGGGCCTGCGCTAAGCCGGACGCGTCCTATGCAAACCGCCTCCTGCCCGAACTTGGCGAGAAGACCCCTTCCGAAATCGTGACGCTGGACCTTGAACGTCTGCGCCGGAATCTGGCCAAGACGAAGAGCCCCAGAACGCGCAAGACCCTCTCCGCTCAGACCCAGAAACACGTCCTGGCCCTGCTCAAGCGCATGCTCAGGTGGGCGGCGGACATGGGACATATTGATCCGCCAGTGCACCTCAAGTTCCGCATGCCGACCGTAGATAACGAAAAGACCGAGTTCATGACCGAGGACCAGCTTTCGGCATATCTTAAAGCATTGGATGAAGAATCGAACCAGCACTGCGCGGCCTTTTTCCGCATCGCACTTTTGACAGGGATCAGGCGGACCGCCCTTCTCAACGTCATGTGGTCAGACGTGGATCTCGAGAATGGATTCCTGACCCTGCGCGGGGCCACGGCAAAGAACGAAAAGACGCAGACCATACCCCTCTCCCCCGGCGCGGTGGAGGTGTTGAAAGGCATCGTGCGCCCGAACTCTCCTTACATCTGGCCAGGCCAGAATGGAGGCGCCAGAGAAGACATGCGGCGCATGGGACGACGACTCAGGGACAAAGCCGGACTCCCGGCGGACTTCCGTCCGGTGCATGGACTCCGGCATCATTTTGCCAGCCATCTGGCCAGTTCAGGCGCGAGCCTGTATGAGGTGGGCACGCTCCTGACTCATGGCGACCTCAGCGTGACGAAACGGTATGCACATCTCTCCGACCAGGCGCTGCGGCGTGCCGCTTCTCTTGCGGATGACATGGTGAAGGTGAAGAAAAAGGCCACAGTCTCAAAAATCAACGCCGAAAAATAA
- a CDS encoding TolC family outer membrane protein, with amino-acid sequence MVRCIKIFLTLLAFLSFSTPAVATGLLDMYKQAVQNDPIFQSYQFRTFVAQEGKRQALAAMLPTVMATGSYMHKSQDIVSSDNEVYASGSSEYGTTVYGVNLTQPLFNWASYTGWKQAEIVRVRSEMEFVLAGQELITRVSDLYFQALAAKDRLDYALVEQAAVEKHFELAQGRSDMGLIPITDLYDAKARLAATEALTIEAHNRLDDALQALSEVTGAPVDDLIPLAPNIKLKRPEPPTLDSWLAGALEGNPAIELSKKAVEVAELEVKRQNAAHYPTLDLVSSFDNENTEDSLFGGSSEVDTYKIGVQFNLPLYQGGEVASKTRSARHEVGIARQDLVKQSRSVARKTRSAFLGVDSSLKRVDALAQSLDANKLALEAKQDGYMSGLFTSLGVLDAERDLALVSIDHAQARYDYILNSLRLKQAVGSLTEQDLLDLENWLVK; translated from the coding sequence ATGGTTCGCTGCATTAAAATTTTCCTCACGTTACTTGCTTTCCTTTCTTTTTCAACGCCTGCTGTCGCGACAGGTCTGCTGGATATGTACAAGCAGGCCGTTCAGAATGATCCTATATTTCAAAGCTATCAATTTCGGACCTTTGTCGCCCAGGAAGGGAAACGGCAGGCTTTGGCCGCCATGCTGCCGACGGTGATGGCTACGGGCAGCTATATGCACAAGAGTCAGGACATCGTCAGCAGCGACAACGAGGTCTACGCCTCGGGCAGTTCCGAGTACGGGACCACCGTCTATGGCGTAAACCTGACTCAGCCTTTGTTCAACTGGGCCTCTTACACCGGGTGGAAGCAGGCCGAGATCGTTCGCGTCCGCTCGGAGATGGAGTTCGTTCTGGCCGGGCAGGAGCTGATCACCCGGGTCTCGGACCTTTATTTCCAGGCACTGGCCGCAAAGGACAGGCTCGACTACGCCCTCGTCGAGCAGGCCGCCGTCGAGAAACACTTCGAACTGGCCCAGGGCCGTTCGGACATGGGCCTCATTCCCATCACCGACCTGTACGACGCCAAGGCGCGCCTCGCGGCCACCGAGGCCCTGACCATCGAGGCGCACAACAGGCTTGATGACGCCCTGCAAGCCTTGAGCGAAGTGACCGGCGCACCCGTGGATGACCTCATTCCTCTGGCACCAAACATCAAGCTGAAGAGGCCTGAGCCGCCGACCCTGGATTCCTGGCTCGCTGGAGCCCTCGAAGGGAACCCGGCCATCGAGCTCAGCAAAAAGGCCGTGGAAGTGGCCGAACTCGAAGTGAAGCGCCAGAACGCCGCCCATTATCCTACGCTGGACCTGGTCAGTTCCTTCGACAACGAGAACACCGAGGATTCGCTTTTCGGTGGAAGCAGCGAGGTCGACACGTACAAGATCGGCGTGCAGTTCAACCTGCCCCTGTATCAGGGCGGTGAAGTCGCTTCCAAGACCCGCTCTGCGCGGCACGAGGTCGGCATCGCCCGGCAGGATCTGGTCAAGCAGTCCCGGTCGGTTGCGCGCAAGACCCGCTCGGCCTTTCTCGGCGTCGACAGTTCACTGAAGAGGGTGGACGCGCTCGCGCAGTCCCTCGACGCCAACAAATTGGCTCTCGAAGCCAAGCAGGACGGCTACATGTCCGGATTGTTCACCAGCCTTGGCGTCCTTGACGCCGAACGCGACCTGGCACTGGTCAGCATCGACCATGCCCAGGCACGCTATGATTACATTCTCAATAGCCTGCGGCTCAAGCAGGCTGTTGGATCCCTGACCGAACAGGACTTGCTGGATCTGGAAAACTGGCTTGTGAAATAG